A genomic stretch from Falco naumanni isolate bFalNau1 chromosome 8, bFalNau1.pat, whole genome shotgun sequence includes:
- the PCDH1 gene encoding protocadherin-1 isoform X2, giving the protein MQTPLDQRAKGRHGAQRCPHPTPLQRRMKQLASCMGLWLLLQLPALVSGTRVVYKVQEEQPPNTLIGSLASDYGFPDVGHLYKLEVGAPYLRVDGKTGDIYTTETSIDRESLRECQHLLPGEPCFLEFEVSITDLILNSSPRLLEGQIEVLDINDNTPNFASPVLTLSIPENTNIGALFPIPLAMDRDSGPNGVASYELTAGPEAQELFGLQVAEDQDEKQPQLIVMGNLDREQWDSYDLTIKVQDGGNPPRASSALLRITILDMNDNAPKFEKALYEAELSENSPVGHSVLQVKANDSDQGANAEIEYSFHQASDMVRRLLRLDRATGLITVQGPIDREDVNILKFSVMAKDKGANPKSARTQVVVTIKDMNDNAPSIEIRGIGLVTHQDGMANISEDVPVETAVALVQVSDRDEGENAVVTCVVAGDVPFQLRQASETGSDSKKKYFLQTTTPLDYESVKDYTIEIVAVDSGNPPLSSTNSLKVQVVDVNDNAPVFSQSFTEVAFPENNEPDDLVMEVSASDADSGSNAKLVYSLVTDPSSKGSFTIDPDSGEIRVKAVLDREQRERYEFLVVAADKGSPSLKGTASVAINVMDRNDNDPKFMLSGYNFSVMENMPPLSPVGMVTVIDADKGENARIQLSVEQDNGDFVIQNGTGTILSSISFDREQQSTYTFRLKAVDGGDPPRSAYVGVTINVLDENDNAPFITSPSNATYKHILPHTSPGQQVSKVKAEDIDSGVNAELTYSITGGNPFELFQISPHSGDITLEKEILRKHHGLHRLVVRVNDKGKPSRHGTALVHFYVNETLANRTLLDTLVGHSLDTPLDIDIAGDPEYERSKQRSNILFGVIAGIVAVTLVIVLVVLVRYCRQREAKSGYQAGKKETKDLYAPKQASKSGKSKSKVKKSKSPKPPKPTEDEEETGLQKSLKFNLMNDSVSDSPRIHLPLNYPPGSPDLGRHYRSNSPLPSIQLQPQSPSASKKHQVVQDLPATNTFVGTGDNNSTGSEQYSDYSYRTNPQKYTNKQLPHRRVTFSAASQAQDLQDPSQHSYYDSGLEESETPSSKSSSGPRIGPLALPEDHYERTTPDGSIGEMEHPENESPERSRL; this is encoded by the exons CTCCCCTGCAGCGCAGGATGAAACAGCTGGCATCCTGCATGGGCCTGTGGCTCCTCttgcagctccctgccctggtcTCTGGGACGCGTGTGGTCTACAAAGTGCAGGAGGAGCAACCTCCCAACACCCTCATAGGGAGCCTGGCCTCCGACTATGGCTTCCCAGATGTGGGGCACCTCTACAAGCTGGAGGTGGGGGCCCCGTACCTACGTGTGGATGGCAAAACTGGGGACATCTACACCACAGAGACCTCCATTGACCGGGAGAGCTTGCGTGAgtgccagcacctcctgcctggAGAGCCCTGCTTCCTGGAGTTTGAAGTGTCCATCACTGACCTGATCTTGAACAGCAGCCCGCGCCTGCTTGAGGGTCAGATAGAGGTGCTTGATATCAATGACAACACCCCCAACTTTGCCTCGCCTGTTCTCACCCTCTCCATCCCTGAAAACACCAACATTGGGGCactcttccccatccccttAGCCATGGACCGGGACTCAGGCCCCAACGGTGTTGCCTCCTATGAGCTGACGGCTGGTCCGGAGGCACAGGAGCTCTTTGGACTGCAGGTGGCGGAGGATCAGGATGAGAAGCAGCCGCAACTGATTGTCATGGGGAACCTGGACCGGGAGCAGTGGGACTCCTATGATCTGACCATCAAGGTGCAGGATGGAGGCAACCCACCACGGGCAAGCAGCGCCCTGCTTCGCATCACCATCCTGGACATGAACGACAATGCACCTAAGTTCGAGAAGGCTCTGTATGAAGCGGAGCTCTCTGAAAACAGCCCTGTGGGGCACTCTGTCCTTCAG GTGAAAGCCAACGACTCAGACCAGGGTGCCAACGCTGAAATTGAGTACTCCTTCCACCAAGCCTCAGACATGGTGCGTCGGCTGCTGCGCCTGGACCGTGCCACGGGGCTCATCACCGTGCAGGGGCCCATTGACCGTGAGGACGTCAACATCCTCAAGTTCTCTGTCATGGCCAAAGACAAGGGGGCCAACCCCAAGAGTGCCCGTACCCAGGTGGTGGTCACCATCAAGGACATGAATGACAATGCACCCTCCATAGAGATCCGGGGCATTGGGCTTGTCACCCACCAGGATGGCATGGCAAACATCTCGGAGGATGTGCCAGTAGAGACAGCAGTGGCTCTGGTGCAGGTGTCCGACCGAGATGAAGGTGAAAATGCTGTGGTGACGTGTGTGGTGGCTGGTGACGTCCCATTCCAGCTGCGGCAGGCTAGTGAAACAGGGAGTGACAGCAAGAAGAAATACTTCCTACAGACCACCACGCCACTGGACTACGAGTCAGTGAAGGACTACACTATTGAGATTGTAGCAGTGGACTCGGGGAACCCGCCCCTCTCCAGCACCAACTCTTTGAAGGTGCAGGTGGTGGACGTGAATGACAACGCTCCTGTCTTCAGCCAGAGCTTCACCGAGGTGGCATTCCCTGAGAACAATGAGCCTGATGACCTGGTGATGGAGGTGAGTGCCAGCGACGCTGACAGTGGCTCCAATGCCAAGCTAGTTTACTCCCTGGTGACAGACCCCTCCTCCAAGGGCTCCTTCACCATTGACCCTGACTCTGGGGAGATCCGGGTGAAGGCAGTGCTGGACCGAGAGCAGCGGGAGCGCTATGAGTTTTTGGTGGTGGCGGCAGAcaagggcagccccagcctcaaGGGCACAGCATCTGTGGCCATCAACGTCATGGACAGGAATGACAATGACCCCAAGTTCATGCTGAGTGGCTACAACTTCTCAGTGATGGAGAACATGCCACCCCTCAGCCCTGTGGGCATGGTGACGGTGATCGATGCTGACAAAGGAGAAAACGCCCGCATTCAGCTGTCAGTGGAACAAGACAATGGGGATTTTGTCATCCAAAATGGCACTGGCACCATCCTCTCCAGCATCTCTTTTGACcgggagcagcagagcacatACACTTTCCGACTCAAGGCAGTAGATGGTGGGGATCCTCCCAGGTCTGCCTATGTGGGGGTGACCATCAACGTCTTGGATGAGAATGATAATGCTCCCTTCATCACTTCACCCTCCAATGCTACCTACAAACACATcctgccccacaccagccctggccagcaggTGAGCAAGGTCAAGGCGGAGGACATTGACTCTGGTGTCAATGCAGAGCTGACCTACAGCATCACAGGAGGCAACCCCTTCGAGCTCTTCCAGATCTCCCCGCACAGTGGAGACATCACCCTGGAGAAGGAGATCCTGCGCAAGCACCATGGCCTGCACCGCTTGGTAGTGCGTGTCAATGACAAGGGCAAGCCTTCACGTCACGGCACAGCACTGGTGCACTTCTATGTCAACGAGACACTGGCCAACCGCACACTGCTGGACACACTGGTGGGGCACAGCCTGGACACACCGCTCGACATAGACATTGCCGGAGACCCCGAATATGAGCGCAGCAAGCAGCGAAGCAACATCCTCTTTGGAGTCATCGCTGGCATTGTGGCCGTCACCCTGGTCATCGTGCTGGTCGTCCTGGTGCGCTACTGCCGGCAGCGGGAGGCCAAGAGCGGCTACCAGGCAGGCAAGAAGGAGACCAAGGACCTGTATGCACCCAAGCAGGCCAGCAAGAGCGGTAAGAGCAAGAGCAAGGTGAAGAAGAGCAAGTCTCCGAAGCCGCCCAAGCCCAcggaggatgaggaggagacGGGGCTGCAGAAATCACTCAAGTTCAACCTCATGAATGACTCTGTCAGCGACAGCCCCCGAATCCACCTGCCCCTCAACTACCCGCCGGGCAGCCCAGACCTGGGTCGCCACTACCGCTCCAACTCACCGCTGCCCTCCatccagctgcagcctcagTCGCCCTCTGCCTCCAAGAAGCACCAAGTGGTGCAGGACCTGCCAGCCACTAACACCTTTGTTGGCACCGGGGACAACAACTCAACGGGCTCCGAGCAGTACTCGGACTACAGCTACCGCACCAATCCCCAGAAATACACCAATAAGCAG